GCCAGCTCAATAGTGACATGTCGGCCTCTGGCACACCAGACCGGTGAACACGGGCGAGCCGAGTGTCCCGTTGCACAGGCAAGGAGCAGTGACTTCTCGGCCGCAGTCAGGCGTGCCGGAGATGGTGTCGAAGCACTCCACTCCCCAGGCCCAACAGCCGGAGCACTCCTCGACGACCAAGGCAGGGCCGTCGCACCAGAACGCGAACAAGCCGAGATTCGCGCCACACCCGCCGCCGAGGACACAGGGGAGCACTCCGATGGTCCGGCAGTTTGCAATCGGCGTGCAGACATCCTTGCCCCAGTAGCTCTGCGTCGGCACGAGTGGTGCAGGGCCGGGCCCGGGGGCCGGTGCCTGGGGCTGGAGCGGCGTCCAGCCGGGCTGATGAGGCGTCCAGGTTGGAACCTGTGCGGTCGTCAAAGAGGAAAGGGTGAGCACCAATGGACCAACAACGAAGAGCATGCAACGCACCATGTTCGGTCTCCGGAAGAGGATCGACCCTTACGGGTCTGGAAGAAGATCACCGCCTCGCGCCGACAAGGCGGAAGCGACCCAGGACGCGTGTGATTCGCGCAATGCAGGGGGCAGCGCGTCGAGCATCTGCGTGATGGCAGCCTCAGATGCAGCGTGTCGGCGAGCGTGCTGCTTCTGAATGGTGCCGTCGGGTTGATGAATGACTGACATCAGATCTCGGGAGGGGTCCAGTCGAACCAGTTGCGAGGTCATTGTTCGCTCTGCATCGAGCATGATCGTGTTCATATCGCGCACGATGGCGTCGATGCGATCACGCACATCACCGGTGACCTCGGGCGATGCCAGCAACCTCGCGCCAAGCGCCTCCGCGGTCGAGGCTCGGAGCAGCCTTGGCACGATGGATCGATGGACCGATTGCATCCACGCATGCCGCGCCTCGGCCGACTCGAGAAGACCCTCGATTCGACTACCGGTGTCGAAGGCGTCTCGCGGCCATGCACCGCGCCGGCGCTTCAGCTCGGCCTTGAATGAGGCCAGGCCCCGCGACAGCTCCTCCATTGTTGTTGAGCGGAGCACTTGGGGAACACGGGTGAGCCGCAGTTGGTTGAGCTCCTCGCTCGCCACATCCACGCGCTGGACCCAGGCCAGGAGCACGGCGCGACGATCCTCCGAATGGCCGTTGGACACAGGAGGCGGCGAGAAGAGGCGCACCCTCAACGCGGAAAAGGGCCCGGAGTCACCGCCATCCGCAAGCCTGGCGGCCACCAGCTCCAAATCCACAACCGGCGCCACGAGGAAGCCGTGGGGCGGCGGAGCAAGGAAGCGTCGCCGGGCGAAGAATGCAGCGAGTGCCTCGGAAGAGTGTCGCGATGGTCCGGATGGGTCGATGCTTCGTTCCAATGATCGGAGCATCTGCTCGTCGCACTTCTCACAGGCCTCCCTGTATGCCTCCTGCGCACGAAGCTGTCTCTTGACGCTCTCAAGATTGACCATGTCGTGGTCTGTCGGCAACCCGCCTGCGGCAGCCTGCGACTCGGCCGCCGACAGCGCCGTGGCGCGGCAGCTTGCCCGCTCGTCCACGATGGAGTGGAGGGAGATCCGGTCATGCGGCGCGAGGCCGAGCGCCCACGCGAGCTCCACCGCGCCCCATCCACGCTCGCCGATCCAATCGGGGCAGTCCAGCGCCAGAGTGCGCCGAATGGAGTCCTGCGAGAGCGTCGATCGCGCCTCCGGGACGCTCGGTTCAGCCCCGCGGGAGTGGTGAACCTGAATCCCCTCGGCCGGCGTCGTGCTGACCGCTCCTGCCATCACGCTCAGTGCGGTGAGCCACTCGGCCGAATGCGTCGCGAACACTCAAACCCCCAATCATGGGCTGACGGTTCGTGTTGGAAAAGAGACAACGAACCGTCCTGGGTCGAGCCTTGTCACCGAGGACAACCGCGTAGATCCTAATCACTCCATCGGCGTTCCGAGCCGTGACGCCGAAATCACAGTGGGCAAAATCATCACGCGATGGGGGCGTTGGCAACCTTGCGCGCTTCGACACGAGCTCCTTGAGCCCACAGGCGGGCACGAGGCTTGAGGCGCCCGAGTGGCATGTCGATTGCTGACGGCGCTGGCGCCTCGCGTCGCCCAGCGCCCGGTCGGCGCTCGACGCCAGATTGTGGTGTTGCTCAGGCGCGATTGGCGGACTGACCGATCTGCACACCGACGCCGCGGCACATGCCGCCGCAGCAACCCTGCGCATGCTCATCGAGCAGGCGATCGGCATAGGTCATCATCGCGTCGCGAAGCTGCTCGAAACTGTCGAGCACATAGAGGATCGGCTGGTAGTGATCGATCTCGAACGAGGTATCGCACACGCGCTCGAGCTCGAAGGGGCGTCGATCGACTTCCTTTGACTCGAGGGCGTGACGGCTCTCGCCCGGGCTTGAGATCAAGCCGCTTCCATAGAGCTTGAGTTGCCCGCTCTCCCGGATCAGGCCGAACTCGACCGTGAACCAGAAGAGGCGTGCGAGGCGCTCGGTGTGCATCGGGTCGTTCGTCGTGAGCGCCGCCTTGCCGTAGGTCTGAAGGAAGTCAGCAAAGACCGGATCAGCATGCAGCGGCACATGGCCGAAGACATCGTGGAAGATGTCGGGCTCCGGCAGGTAGTCGATCGACTCCTTCGGGCGAATCACAATGGTCGTCGGGAACTCGCGCCGCGCGAGGCACGCGAAGAAGGCCTTGGCCGGGATGTACCCGGGCACCGCTCGGCTCTGCCATCCGGTGAGCTGGCGCAGGAAGGTGTTGATGCTCTTGGGACCTTCGAGATAGGGGATGTGATCTCGAACAAGTCGGATGCTTCGCGCACCGGAAAGGTAGACATCGCTCGCGCGCTCCGCGAGGAACTCCATCTGTCGGTCATAGAGGATGCGCCAGGTCTCCTGGTTCTCCTCGGTGTACCCCTCGTAGCGCTGATCGATGTAGACCTTCGTGATGTCGGTGTAGCCGGGTTCACCGAAGTGATTCGCGGCCTCCTGCGCGGCGTGCGCCTGCGCGTCATCGATCATGGCGGCATTCAGGCTTCCGGCGAACTTGGAGTTGGAGTCGGCCATGAGGAGGTCCTTGCGTTCAAGGGGCGTTCAATGCGAGTT
This is a stretch of genomic DNA from Phycisphaeraceae bacterium. It encodes these proteins:
- a CDS encoding phenylalanine 4-monooxygenase, with protein sequence MADSNSKFAGSLNAAMIDDAQAHAAQEAANHFGEPGYTDITKVYIDQRYEGYTEENQETWRILYDRQMEFLAERASDVYLSGARSIRLVRDHIPYLEGPKSINTFLRQLTGWQSRAVPGYIPAKAFFACLARREFPTTIVIRPKESIDYLPEPDIFHDVFGHVPLHADPVFADFLQTYGKAALTTNDPMHTERLARLFWFTVEFGLIRESGQLKLYGSGLISSPGESRHALESKEVDRRPFELERVCDTSFEIDHYQPILYVLDSFEQLRDAMMTYADRLLDEHAQGCCGGMCRGVGVQIGQSANRA